One Methylobacterium oryzae DNA window includes the following coding sequences:
- a CDS encoding ABC transporter permease, with the protein MSDLALPAAAAANTAAPTVAARPRGRALAYLQAAPLALVFLVFLVVPLVLTGIVSLWEYNEYEIIPALTLQNYADVFDGCLSADLCTTVRTYLSTVKFVALTLAITLPLGFAIAYFLAFHIRSGTVRMGLFLLCTIPFWTSNVIRMISWIPLLGRNGLVNDTLRTLGLIREPIEGLLYSDFAVVLAFVHLDTVFMIVPIFNSLARIDRRLIEAARDGGASGAQILWNVILPLAKPGIAIGTIFVTTLVMGDFVTVGVMGGQQIASVGKVIQVQMSYLQFPAAAANAVVLLAAVLLMILGLTRMIDLRREL; encoded by the coding sequence ATGAGCGATCTCGCCCTGCCCGCCGCGGCCGCTGCGAACACCGCAGCGCCCACCGTCGCGGCGCGCCCGCGCGGCCGCGCCCTCGCCTATCTCCAGGCCGCGCCACTGGCCCTCGTCTTCCTCGTCTTCCTGGTGGTGCCGCTGGTGCTCACCGGGATCGTCTCGCTCTGGGAGTACAACGAGTACGAGATCATCCCGGCGCTCACCCTGCAGAACTACGCCGACGTGTTCGACGGCTGCCTGTCGGCCGACCTCTGCACGACCGTGCGCACCTACCTGTCGACGGTGAAGTTCGTCGCGCTGACGCTGGCGATCACGCTGCCGCTGGGCTTCGCCATCGCGTACTTCCTGGCCTTCCACATCCGCTCCGGCACGGTGCGGATGGGCCTGTTCCTGCTCTGCACGATCCCGTTCTGGACCTCGAACGTGATCCGCATGATCTCGTGGATCCCGCTGCTCGGCCGCAACGGCCTCGTCAACGACACGCTGCGCACCCTCGGGCTGATCCGCGAGCCAATCGAGGGCCTGCTCTACTCCGACTTCGCGGTGGTCCTGGCCTTCGTGCACCTCGACACGGTGTTCATGATCGTGCCGATCTTCAACAGCCTCGCGCGCATCGACCGGCGGCTGATCGAGGCGGCGCGCGACGGCGGCGCGTCGGGCGCGCAGATCCTCTGGAACGTGATCCTGCCGCTCGCCAAGCCCGGCATCGCCATCGGGACGATCTTCGTGACGACCCTGGTGATGGGCGACTTCGTCACTGTGGGCGTGATGGGCGGCCAGCAGATCGCCAGCGTCGGCAAGGTGATCCAGGTGCAGATGTCCTACCTGCAGTTCCCGGCCGCCGCCGCCAACGCCGTGGTGCTGCTCGCCGCCGTGCTGCTGATGATCCTCGGGCTCACCCGGATGATCGACCTCCGGCGGGAATTGTAG
- a CDS encoding ABC transporter permease yields MDQPRGRAFYLLAAVFALYVLFLYGPTLTILALSFQGPSGGLTFPMNGVSTHWFAKLWEGVGVIDIWAALRRSLALGLVVMALTVGIAFYAGLAFRKGFRGAGLVFALAVSSLIVPSIVVSLGIGLEFRLLDDAVKAFAAATGWGFLQDHGTLMGLYSSALGAHLTWTLPFGLLIMFAVFNRFDPAYEEAARDLGASGPQTLRHVVVPILAPALVGVALFGFTLSFDELARTSQAIGGRNTLPLELQGLTTTVTTPEIYALGTVTTAVSALVIGTALGLTLWLQKRRARRALAGL; encoded by the coding sequence ATGGACCAGCCCCGCGGCCGCGCCTTCTACCTGCTGGCGGCGGTCTTCGCTCTCTACGTCCTGTTCCTCTACGGGCCGACGCTGACGATCCTGGCGCTGAGCTTCCAGGGCCCGTCCGGCGGCCTGACCTTCCCGATGAACGGCGTCTCGACCCACTGGTTCGCCAAGCTGTGGGAAGGCGTCGGCGTGATCGACATCTGGGCGGCGCTGCGGCGCTCGCTGGCCCTCGGTCTCGTGGTCATGGCGCTCACCGTGGGAATCGCATTCTACGCGGGCCTCGCCTTCCGGAAGGGGTTTCGCGGGGCCGGCCTCGTCTTCGCCCTGGCGGTCTCGAGCCTGATCGTGCCTTCGATCGTGGTCTCGCTGGGCATCGGCCTGGAATTCCGGCTCCTCGACGACGCCGTGAAGGCGTTCGCCGCCGCCACCGGCTGGGGTTTCCTGCAGGATCACGGCACGCTGATGGGCCTCTACAGCTCGGCGCTGGGCGCGCATCTCACCTGGACCCTGCCCTTCGGCCTGCTGATCATGTTCGCGGTGTTCAACCGGTTCGACCCGGCCTACGAGGAGGCCGCCCGCGACCTGGGCGCCAGCGGCCCGCAGACGCTCCGGCACGTGGTGGTGCCGATCCTCGCGCCCGCGCTCGTCGGCGTCGCGCTGTTCGGCTTCACCCTGTCGTTCGACGAGCTTGCCCGCACCAGCCAGGCGATCGGCGGCCGCAACACCCTGCCGCTGGAGCTGCAGGGCCTGACCACGACGGTGACGACGCCGGAGATCTACGCCCTCGGCACGGTCACCACGGCCGTCTCGGCGCTGGTGATCGGGACCGCGCTCGGCCTGACCCTGTGGCTGCAGAAGCGCCGGGCGCGGCGGGCGCTGGCGGGCCTGTGA
- a CDS encoding 50S ribosomal protein L25/general stress protein Ctc — MSAVKTLEAVARDRVGKGAARAVRRQGQVPAVIYGGGQPPQSIAVDLIRTRTLIYAGGFKTTLFEINAGGKKVRAIPRDFQLDPVTGVPLHVDFLRVVSGQTVTVEVPVHFVNEDAAPGIKKLGGTLNIVAHTLSLDVAPDQIPDAIEVDLTGRAIGDVIHVSDIKIPAGTYTGEQTDPVANIVPPTVLGAEVEAEEAAIAEAQSAEAAEEKAEESAEDEKKDGEEA; from the coding sequence ATGAGCGCTGTGAAGACGCTTGAGGCCGTGGCACGCGACCGGGTCGGCAAGGGGGCCGCCCGGGCCGTTCGTCGCCAGGGCCAAGTTCCCGCCGTCATCTACGGGGGTGGCCAGCCGCCGCAATCCATCGCGGTCGACCTCATCCGCACCCGCACCCTGATCTACGCCGGCGGCTTCAAGACCACGCTGTTCGAGATCAACGCCGGCGGCAAGAAGGTCCGCGCGATCCCGCGCGACTTCCAGCTGGACCCGGTGACCGGCGTGCCGCTGCACGTCGACTTCCTGCGCGTCGTCTCGGGCCAGACCGTCACGGTCGAGGTGCCGGTGCACTTCGTCAACGAGGACGCGGCCCCCGGCATCAAGAAGCTCGGCGGCACCCTCAACATCGTGGCCCACACGCTGAGCCTCGACGTCGCCCCCGACCAGATCCCGGACGCGATCGAGGTCGACCTGACCGGCCGCGCGATCGGCGACGTCATCCACGTCTCCGACATCAAGATCCCGGCCGGCACCTACACCGGCGAGCAGACCGACCCGGTGGCCAACATCGTGCCGCCGACCGTGCTGGGTGCCGAGGTGGAGGCCGAGGAGGCCGCCATCGCCGAGGCGCAGTCGGCCGAGGCCGCCGAGGAGAAGGCCGAGGAGTCCGCCGAGGACGAGAAGAAGGACGGCGAGGAGGCCTGA
- the pdxH gene encoding pyridoxamine 5'-phosphate oxidase, which translates to MDQLRTDDPKSADFTLSEDPVGLFAAWMKEAEASEPEDANAMALATAGSDGLPDVRMVLLKDFDARGFVFYTNTQSTKGEELAQNPQAALVLHWKSLRRQVRARGPITPVTAAEADAYFQSRRRESRLGAIASQQSRPLADRATLMNAVAELSERYGDGPIPRPEHWTGFRIAPVSVEFWQNGDFRLHDRVRFTRTGAGWSRARLYP; encoded by the coding sequence GTGGATCAGTTAAGGACCGATGACCCGAAGAGCGCGGACTTCACGCTGAGCGAGGACCCCGTCGGGCTGTTCGCGGCCTGGATGAAGGAGGCCGAGGCCTCCGAGCCCGAGGACGCGAACGCGATGGCGCTCGCCACCGCCGGATCGGACGGGCTGCCGGACGTGCGAATGGTCCTGCTGAAGGACTTCGACGCCCGAGGCTTCGTCTTCTACACCAACACGCAGTCCACCAAGGGGGAGGAGCTGGCGCAGAACCCCCAGGCGGCCCTGGTGCTGCACTGGAAGAGCCTGCGCCGGCAGGTGCGGGCCCGCGGGCCGATCACGCCGGTCACGGCCGCGGAGGCCGACGCGTATTTCCAGAGCCGCCGCCGCGAGAGCCGGCTCGGGGCGATCGCCAGCCAGCAATCCCGCCCGCTGGCCGACCGCGCCACGCTGATGAACGCGGTGGCGGAGCTGTCCGAGCGGTACGGCGACGGGCCGATCCCCCGGCCGGAGCACTGGACCGGATTCCGGATCGCGCCGGTGAGCGTCGAGTTCTGGCAGAACGGCGATTTCCGCCTGCACGACCGGGTCCGCTTCACCCGGACGGGCGCGGGCTGGAGCCGGGCGCGGCTCTATCCCTGA
- a CDS encoding RT0821/Lpp0805 family surface protein has translation MRGCACKGPSRRSRICASVSVVSMAMAMALCGCSQPLLVFRGDPPAAPPRVVEEPTVTGSIEKRPVSFGDDLAEEDWRRARAALSVALDPQGNGRPVKWDNPETGLHGSVNPTGLPYVSDELICRNFLASVIAPTRSRFVRGTGCKLSGGPWTLKRVRAASGLGRS, from the coding sequence ATGCGGGGATGCGCGTGTAAAGGGCCAAGCCGGCGGTCGCGCATCTGCGCGTCCGTGTCGGTGGTGTCGATGGCGATGGCGATGGCCCTGTGCGGCTGCAGCCAGCCCCTGCTGGTCTTCCGGGGCGATCCGCCGGCGGCGCCGCCGCGCGTCGTCGAGGAGCCGACCGTCACCGGCAGCATCGAGAAGCGGCCTGTGAGCTTCGGGGACGACCTCGCCGAGGAGGATTGGCGCCGGGCGCGGGCCGCCCTGAGCGTCGCCCTGGATCCGCAGGGCAACGGGCGGCCGGTCAAGTGGGACAACCCGGAGACCGGGCTCCACGGGTCGGTCAATCCGACCGGGCTCCCGTACGTCTCGGACGAGCTGATCTGCCGCAACTTCCTGGCATCGGTGATCGCGCCGACCCGCAGCCGCTTCGTCCGCGGCACCGGCTGCAAGCTCTCGGGCGGACCGTGGACGCTCAAGCGCGTCCGGGCCGCGAGCGGCCTCGGACGCTCCTGA
- a CDS encoding monovalent cation:proton antiporter-2 (CPA2) family protein translates to MASPVEHASFLPPVLTFLTAAVIGVPIFRLIGQSAVLGYLVAGVLIGPSGLSLIAEPDTAASVAEIGVVLLLFIVGLELHLSQLVSMRRDIFGLGAAQLVVCALVLGGAGLVAGLSFGAAAVIGLALALSATAVALQLLEERGDLGSAYGARAFAVLLFQDLSVVGILALMPLLASAGEATDVSWLGEAAVSTGKALAAILAVVLVGRYGLNPFFRLLAASGAREVMTAAALLVVLGTALLMEQVGLSMAMGAFLAGILLAESNFRHQLEADIEPFRGMLLGLFFMSVGMSIDGTLVREVWPALFGATLAAILVKVAIVAGLFRLFGSDTLGALRGAAVLAPAGEFAFVLLPQAQDLGLTGVTATRFAVALAALTMLIGPIAAKGLDKLIERRNARSTFALEEPSTELSESGDARVLVIGFGRFGQVLTHVLMAEGIPVTVIDKDVEQLRAASRFGFRIYYGDGTRLDVLRAAGIGRVELVCICVDDREGALKIVDIVHEEFSSVRTFVRAYDRLHAVELMNRDVDYQIRETAESALAFGRAALEGLGLSPEAATARTDDVRKRDIARLVLQQAGALPDGSSWMRGAAAGLKPEPLTAPVRPARALSTETRDLVGSDRREAAERLLEKPALAPQETEAAEDPDPEAELEAEGSARDA, encoded by the coding sequence ATGGCGAGCCCCGTCGAACATGCGAGCTTCCTGCCGCCGGTCCTGACCTTCCTCACGGCGGCCGTGATCGGCGTGCCGATCTTCCGGCTGATCGGGCAGAGCGCCGTGCTCGGCTACCTCGTGGCCGGCGTGCTGATCGGGCCCTCCGGCCTGTCGCTGATCGCCGAGCCCGACACGGCCGCGAGCGTCGCCGAGATCGGCGTGGTGCTCCTGCTCTTCATCGTCGGGCTGGAGCTTCACCTGTCGCAGCTCGTCTCGATGCGCCGCGACATCTTCGGCCTCGGCGCCGCGCAACTCGTCGTCTGCGCGCTCGTGCTCGGCGGCGCCGGCCTCGTGGCGGGCCTCAGCTTCGGCGCCGCCGCGGTGATCGGCCTCGCGCTCGCCCTCTCGGCCACCGCGGTGGCCCTGCAGCTCCTGGAGGAGCGGGGCGATCTCGGCAGCGCCTACGGCGCGCGCGCCTTCGCGGTCCTGCTGTTCCAGGACCTGTCGGTGGTCGGCATCCTGGCGCTGATGCCGCTGCTGGCCTCGGCCGGCGAGGCGACCGACGTCTCCTGGCTCGGGGAGGCCGCGGTCTCCACCGGCAAGGCGCTCGCGGCGATCCTCGCGGTGGTGCTGGTCGGCCGCTACGGCCTGAACCCGTTCTTCCGGCTGCTCGCGGCGAGCGGCGCCCGGGAGGTGATGACCGCCGCGGCGCTCCTGGTGGTGCTCGGCACCGCGCTGCTCATGGAGCAGGTCGGCCTGTCGATGGCGATGGGCGCGTTCCTCGCCGGCATCCTGCTCGCCGAGTCGAACTTCCGCCACCAGCTGGAGGCCGACATCGAGCCGTTCCGCGGCATGCTGCTCGGCCTGTTCTTCATGAGCGTCGGCATGTCGATCGACGGTACCCTCGTGCGCGAGGTCTGGCCGGCCCTGTTCGGCGCGACCCTGGCGGCGATCCTGGTCAAGGTCGCCATCGTGGCCGGCCTGTTCCGGCTGTTCGGCTCGGATACCCTCGGGGCCCTGCGGGGGGCCGCGGTCCTGGCGCCCGCGGGCGAGTTCGCCTTCGTGCTGCTGCCGCAGGCCCAGGATCTCGGCCTCACCGGCGTCACGGCGACGCGCTTCGCGGTGGCGCTCGCCGCGCTGACCATGCTGATCGGCCCCATCGCCGCCAAGGGTCTCGACAAGCTGATCGAGCGGCGCAACGCGCGCAGCACCTTCGCGCTGGAGGAGCCCTCCACCGAGCTGTCCGAGAGCGGCGACGCGCGGGTGCTGGTGATCGGCTTCGGCCGGTTCGGGCAGGTGCTGACGCACGTGCTGATGGCCGAGGGCATCCCGGTCACGGTGATCGACAAGGACGTGGAGCAGTTGCGCGCGGCCTCGCGCTTCGGCTTCCGCATCTACTACGGCGACGGCACGCGCCTCGACGTGCTCCGCGCCGCCGGGATCGGCCGGGTCGAGCTGGTCTGCATCTGCGTCGACGACCGGGAGGGCGCCCTCAAGATCGTCGACATCGTCCACGAGGAATTCTCGAGCGTGCGGACCTTCGTGCGGGCCTACGACCGCCTGCACGCGGTGGAGCTGATGAACCGGGACGTCGACTACCAGATCCGCGAGACCGCCGAATCCGCCCTCGCCTTCGGGCGGGCGGCTCTGGAGGGGCTCGGCCTGTCGCCGGAGGCCGCCACGGCCCGGACCGACGACGTGCGCAAGCGGGACATCGCGCGGCTGGTCCTGCAGCAGGCGGGCGCCCTGCCGGACGGGTCCAGCTGGATGCGCGGCGCCGCGGCCGGGCTGAAGCCCGAGCCGCTGACCGCCCCGGTCCGGCCGGCTCGGGCGCTCAGCACCGAGACCCGCGACCTCGTGGGCAGCGACCGGCGCGAGGCCGCCGAGCGGCTCCTGGAGAAGCCCGCCCTGGCCCCGCAGGAGACGGAAGCCGCCGAGGATCCCGATCCGGAGGCCGAGCTCGAGGCGGAAGGCAGCGCCCGGGATGCGTGA
- a CDS encoding MATE family efflux transporter → MSDGPPPAEAGRFVTGSILRHVVVMAATGSVGLMAIFVVDLLSLLYVSTLGDPNLTAAVGFAGIVQFFATAVNIGLTIAAGALVGKAVGARDRAAARRLATSALVLGSLVAALIAGLIALLAGPLLALIGAQGEALRVAVLFLYITLPSNLLLAAGMLFTGLLRAVGEARQAMSVTLAGAVITALLDPLLIFGAGLGVTGAAITVCAARATFVAVGVRGVARHGLLGRPRLSDLPADAAALAGVAGPAVLTNLAPSVASAFLARLFAGYGADAVAAASVIDRLTPVAFGGLFALSGAIGPILAQNWGAGLFERMRGVLGAAIRVTLAYCAAVWLLLALARGWLAGLFGLQGVAAELFGFFCLVGGAIWFFNGLLFLGNAAFNNLGFPLRSTLLNWGRATLGTIPPAMLGASLYGPRGVVAGMGVGSLVFGALGILLARRTVDRLEGVGPRRPEPDVAAEAPHRAAPLPPGHAHPEPLS, encoded by the coding sequence ATGTCCGACGGGCCGCCCCCGGCGGAGGCGGGCCGCTTCGTCACCGGCTCGATCCTCCGCCACGTCGTGGTGATGGCGGCCACCGGCTCGGTGGGCCTGATGGCGATCTTCGTCGTCGATCTCCTGTCGCTGCTCTACGTCTCGACGCTGGGCGACCCGAACCTCACGGCGGCGGTCGGCTTCGCCGGCATCGTCCAGTTCTTCGCCACGGCGGTGAATATCGGCCTGACGATCGCCGCCGGCGCCCTGGTCGGGAAGGCCGTCGGCGCGCGCGACCGCGCGGCGGCGCGGCGCCTCGCGACTTCGGCGCTGGTCCTCGGCAGCCTCGTGGCCGCCCTCATCGCGGGGCTGATCGCGCTGCTGGCCGGCCCGCTCCTGGCCCTGATCGGCGCGCAGGGCGAGGCGCTGCGGGTGGCCGTCCTGTTCCTCTACATCACCCTGCCGTCGAACCTTCTGCTCGCCGCCGGCATGCTGTTCACCGGGCTGCTGCGCGCGGTCGGCGAGGCGCGGCAGGCGATGTCGGTCACCCTGGCCGGCGCCGTGATCACCGCGCTCCTCGATCCGCTGCTGATCTTCGGGGCCGGCCTCGGCGTCACGGGCGCGGCGATCACGGTCTGCGCGGCGCGCGCGACCTTCGTGGCGGTGGGCGTCCGCGGCGTCGCCCGGCACGGCCTCCTGGGCCGGCCGCGCCTGTCCGATCTGCCGGCCGACGCGGCAGCCCTGGCAGGTGTCGCGGGCCCGGCCGTGCTGACGAACCTCGCCCCCTCGGTGGCGAGCGCCTTCCTGGCGCGTCTGTTCGCCGGCTACGGAGCGGACGCGGTCGCGGCCGCGTCGGTGATCGACCGGCTGACGCCGGTGGCCTTCGGCGGCCTGTTCGCGCTGTCGGGGGCGATCGGCCCGATCCTGGCGCAGAACTGGGGCGCGGGCCTGTTCGAACGGATGCGCGGCGTGCTCGGCGCGGCGATCCGGGTGACTCTGGCCTACTGCGCCGCGGTCTGGCTCCTCCTGGCGCTGGCTCGGGGATGGCTCGCCGGCCTGTTCGGCCTGCAGGGGGTCGCGGCCGAGCTGTTCGGCTTCTTCTGCCTCGTCGGCGGCGCGATCTGGTTCTTCAACGGGCTCCTGTTCCTCGGCAACGCCGCCTTCAACAATCTCGGCTTCCCGCTGCGCTCGACGCTGCTGAACTGGGGCCGGGCGACGCTCGGGACGATCCCGCCGGCCATGCTCGGGGCGTCGCTCTACGGCCCCCGCGGCGTGGTGGCCGGGATGGGGGTCGGCTCCCTGGTCTTCGGCGCGCTCGGCATCCTGCTCGCCCGCCGCACGGTCGACCGGCTGGAGGGGGTCGGCCCGCGCCGGCCGGAGCCGGACGTCGCCGCCGAGGCGCCCCACCGGGCGGCGCCGCTGCCGCCGGGGCACGCTCATCCCGAGCCGCTGAGCTGA
- a CDS encoding DUF937 domain-containing protein, producing MFNPLEMFQAQGEAGLQAMGQPFGLTTEQTARAFEALMPALTLGLQRSVGLDPTGFARMFGLEAAKPAPAQGFEALGQMFGSAQLMQAVLRQASATSGVGAQVLRQMLPMMAGAVVASIVHVMLNQPQAEPARPSAPPPPVPFPFGPAWAEMARAMMPAVEPPAPPPKPTAKPTVRPAANPQASAGEAGSDMFQQMLRTGAEVQGNNIRAMRELFETFWPTSGTPSASAVPPAPSTNPARPDPAPADPAAGKGRRGRQPGGTG from the coding sequence ATGTTCAACCCGCTCGAGATGTTCCAGGCCCAGGGCGAGGCCGGGCTTCAGGCCATGGGCCAGCCGTTCGGCCTGACGACCGAGCAGACGGCCCGCGCCTTCGAGGCGCTGATGCCGGCCCTGACGCTCGGCCTCCAGCGCAGCGTCGGCCTGGACCCGACCGGCTTCGCGCGGATGTTCGGTCTGGAGGCCGCCAAGCCGGCGCCGGCGCAGGGGTTCGAGGCCCTCGGCCAGATGTTCGGCTCGGCGCAGCTGATGCAGGCGGTGCTGCGGCAGGCCTCGGCGACGAGCGGCGTCGGCGCGCAGGTCCTGCGCCAGATGCTGCCGATGATGGCGGGCGCCGTGGTGGCGAGCATCGTCCACGTCATGCTGAACCAGCCGCAGGCCGAGCCGGCGCGACCGAGCGCGCCGCCGCCGCCCGTGCCGTTCCCGTTCGGCCCGGCCTGGGCCGAGATGGCCAGGGCGATGATGCCGGCGGTCGAGCCGCCGGCTCCGCCGCCGAAGCCTACCGCCAAGCCCACCGTCAGGCCCGCCGCCAATCCGCAGGCGAGCGCGGGCGAGGCCGGCTCCGACATGTTCCAGCAGATGCTGCGCACCGGGGCTGAGGTTCAGGGCAACAACATCCGGGCGATGCGGGAGCTGTTCGAGACCTTCTGGCCCACCTCCGGCACGCCGTCCGCGAGCGCCGTGCCTCCGGCGCCGTCGACCAACCCGGCCCGACCGGATCCGGCGCCGGCCGACCCCGCGGCCGGCAAGGGCCGGCGCGGCCGCCAGCCCGGCGGGACCGGTTGA
- a CDS encoding cupin domain-containing protein, with translation MSDYLTAWDDHAESLGGNGVAKRTIPGSGASLVRVVVPAGVSAPAHSHDHEQFVQVLSGSGILETERGREPFSAGSVFHFPAGAWHAAAFEAETVLIETNLAPRA, from the coding sequence ATGAGCGATTACCTGACCGCCTGGGACGACCACGCCGAGAGTCTCGGCGGGAACGGCGTCGCCAAGCGCACGATCCCGGGCTCGGGCGCCAGCCTCGTGCGCGTGGTCGTCCCGGCCGGCGTCTCGGCGCCGGCGCACAGCCACGATCACGAGCAGTTCGTTCAGGTGCTCTCGGGCTCGGGGATCCTGGAGACCGAGCGAGGCCGCGAGCCGTTCTCGGCCGGCAGCGTGTTCCACTTCCCGGCCGGTGCGTGGCACGCGGCCGCGTTCGAGGCCGAGACGGTCCTGATCGAGACGAACCTCGCCCCGCGGGCCTGA
- the glyA gene encoding serine hydroxymethyltransferase, whose product MSAGTAADKHFSNSFFAAPLTEADPEIAEAVAKELGRQQHEIELIASENIVSRAVLEAQGSVLTNKYAEGYPGRRYYGGCQFVDIAEDLAIERAKRLFDCGFANVQPNSGSQANQGVFLALMQPGDTFLGLDLAAGGHLTHGAPPNVSGKWFKPVSYTVRREDQRIDMEQVAQLAQEHKPKVIIAGGSGYPRHWDFAKFREIADSVGAYFMVDMAHFAGLVAAGVHPSPFPHAHVATTTTHKTLRGPRGGMILTNDEALAKKFNSAIFPGLQGGPLMHVIAGKAVAFGEALKPEFKIYARQVVENARALADTLISGGYDITSGGTDNHLMLVDLQRKGLTGKAAEAALSRAHITCNKNGVPFDTQKPTITSGIRLGTPAGTSRGFGVAEFKQIGGFIVEVLDGLAAKGEAGDSAVEADVKTRVHALTDRFPIYG is encoded by the coding sequence ATGAGCGCCGGTACCGCCGCCGACAAGCACTTCTCCAACAGCTTCTTCGCCGCCCCGCTGACGGAAGCCGACCCCGAGATCGCCGAGGCGGTGGCCAAGGAGCTCGGCCGCCAGCAGCACGAGATCGAGCTGATCGCCTCGGAGAACATCGTCTCCCGCGCCGTGCTGGAGGCTCAGGGCTCGGTGCTCACCAACAAGTACGCCGAGGGCTATCCGGGCCGGCGCTACTACGGCGGCTGCCAGTTCGTGGACATCGCCGAGGATCTCGCCATCGAGCGCGCCAAGCGCCTGTTCGATTGCGGCTTCGCCAACGTGCAGCCGAATTCCGGCTCCCAGGCCAACCAGGGTGTGTTCCTGGCGCTCATGCAGCCCGGCGACACCTTCCTGGGCCTCGACCTCGCCGCCGGCGGCCACCTGACGCACGGCGCGCCGCCGAACGTCTCGGGCAAGTGGTTCAAGCCGGTCTCCTACACGGTGCGCCGCGAGGACCAGCGGATCGACATGGAGCAGGTCGCCCAGCTCGCCCAGGAGCACAAGCCGAAGGTGATCATCGCCGGCGGCTCGGGCTACCCGCGCCACTGGGACTTCGCCAAGTTCCGCGAGATCGCCGACTCGGTCGGCGCCTACTTCATGGTCGACATGGCCCACTTCGCGGGCCTCGTGGCGGCCGGCGTCCACCCGTCGCCGTTCCCGCACGCCCACGTCGCCACCACGACGACCCACAAGACCCTCCGCGGCCCGCGCGGCGGCATGATCCTGACGAACGACGAGGCGCTCGCCAAGAAGTTCAACTCGGCGATCTTCCCCGGCCTCCAGGGCGGCCCGCTCATGCACGTCATCGCCGGCAAGGCGGTGGCCTTCGGCGAGGCGCTGAAGCCCGAGTTCAAGATCTACGCCCGCCAGGTGGTGGAGAACGCCCGGGCGCTCGCCGACACGCTGATCTCGGGCGGCTACGACATCACCTCGGGCGGCACCGACAACCACCTGATGCTGGTCGACCTCCAGCGGAAGGGCCTCACCGGCAAGGCCGCCGAGGCGGCCCTGTCGCGGGCGCACATCACCTGCAACAAGAACGGCGTCCCCTTCGACACGCAGAAGCCGACCATCACCTCGGGCATCCGGCTCGGCACCCCGGCCGGCACCTCGCGCGGCTTCGGCGTCGCCGAGTTCAAGCAGATCGGCGGCTTCATCGTCGAGGTGCTGGACGGGCTCGCCGCCAAGGGTGAGGCCGGCGACAGCGCGGTCGAGGCCGACGTCAAGACCCGCGTCCACGCGCTGACGGACCGGTTCCCGATCTACGGCTGA
- the nrdR gene encoding transcriptional regulator NrdR — MRCPYCGGSETQVKDSRPSEDGAAIRRRRVCPDCAGRFTTFERVQLREVVVLKRSGKRVPFDRDKLQRSIDVALRKRAVDPERIERLVSGITRQLESAGEPEVTSEAIGELVMAGLKGLDDVAYVRFASVYKNFREARDFEELLGTLSDGTPVPAAAPGPEGDPEPEASGRRRAGRP; from the coding sequence ATGCGCTGTCCCTACTGCGGCGGCTCCGAGACCCAGGTGAAGGACTCGCGGCCCTCCGAGGACGGCGCCGCGATCCGGCGCCGCCGGGTCTGCCCGGACTGCGCCGGCCGCTTCACCACCTTCGAGCGCGTGCAGCTCCGCGAGGTCGTGGTGCTCAAGCGCTCGGGCAAGCGCGTGCCGTTCGACCGCGACAAGCTCCAGCGCTCCATCGACGTGGCGCTGCGCAAGCGCGCCGTCGATCCGGAGCGGATCGAGCGGCTGGTCAGCGGCATCACCCGGCAGCTCGAGAGCGCCGGCGAGCCCGAGGTGACCTCCGAGGCGATCGGCGAGTTGGTGATGGCGGGGCTGAAGGGCCTCGACGACGTCGCCTACGTGCGCTTCGCCTCCGTCTACAAGAACTTCCGCGAGGCCCGGGACTTCGAGGAGCTGCTCGGCACGCTGAGCGACGGCACGCCGGTACCGGCGGCCGCGCCGGGTCCGGAGGGCGACCCGGAGCCCGAGGCGTCGGGGCGGCGCCGCGCCGGGCGTCCATGA